In Pithys albifrons albifrons isolate INPA30051 chromosome 6, PitAlb_v1, whole genome shotgun sequence, a single genomic region encodes these proteins:
- the LRRC4C gene encoding leucine-rich repeat-containing protein 4C, producing the protein MLNKMTLHPQQIMIGPRFNRALFDPLLVVLLALQLLVVAGLVRAQTCPSVCSCSNQFSKVICVRKNLRDVPDGISTNTRLLNLHENQIQIIKVNSFKHLRHLEILQLSRNHIRTIEIGAFNGLANLNTLELFDNRLTTIPNGAFVYLSKLKELWLRNNPIESIPSYAFNRIPSLRRLDLGELKRLSYISEGAFEGLSNLRYLNLAMCNLREIPNLTPLVKLDELDLSGNHLTAIRPGSFQGLMHLQKLWMIQSQIQVIERNAFDNLQSLVEINLAHNNLTLLPHDLFTPLRLERIHLHHNPWNCNCDILWLSWWIKDKAPSNTACCARCHTPPSLKGRYIGELDLNYFTCYAPVIVEPPADLNVTEGMAAEMKCRASTSLTSVSWITPNGSVMTHGAYRVRIAVLSDGTLNFTKVTVQDTGLYTCMVSNSVGNTTASATLNVTALDNPGYTYFSTVTVETVEPSQDEAQTTEQVGPTPVTNWETTNMTTSLTPQSTRSTEKTFTIPVTDANNGIPGIDEVMKTTKIIIGCFVAITLMAAVMLVIFYKMRKQHHRQNHHAPTRTVEIINVDDELTGDTPLESHLPMPAIEHEHLNHYNSYKSPFNHTTTVNTINSIHSSVHEPLLIRMNSKDNVQETQI; encoded by the coding sequence ATGTTGAACAAGATGACCTTACATCCACAGCAGATAATGATAGGTCCTAGGTTTAACAGGGCCCTATTTGACCCCCTGCTTGTGGTGCTGTTGGCTCTTCAGCTTCTTGTGGTGGCTGGTCTAGTGAGGGCTCAAACTTGCCCTTCTGTCTGCTCCTGCAGCAACCAGTTCAGTAAAGTGATCTGTGTACGGAAAAATCTGAGAGACGTGCCAGACGGCATCTCCACCAACACCCGGTTACTCAATCTCCATGAGAACCAGATCCAAATCATTAAAGTTAATAGCTTCAAGCATCTGAGGCACCTAGAaatcctgcagctcagcaggaatCACATCAGAACAATTGAAATAGGGGCTTTCAATGGTCTGGCCAATCTCAACACTTTGGAACTCTTTGACAATCGCCTGACCACTATCCCAAATGGGGCTTTTGTATACCTGTCAAAACTGAAGGAACTCTGGTTGAGAAACAACCCCATTGAGAGCATCCCTTCTTATGCTTTTAACAGAATCCCTTCTCTCCGGAGGCTGGATTTGGGGGAATTGAAAAGGCTTTCATACATCTCAGAAGGTGCCTTTGAAGGTCTATCCAACTTGAGGTATTTGAACCTTGCCATGTGCAATCTTCGAGAGATTCCTAACCTTACCCCACTTGTAAAACTGGATGAGTTAGATCTTTCTGGGAATCACCTGACTGCCATCCGGCCAGGTTCTTTCCAAGGATTGATGCATCTTCAGAAATTGTGGATGATACAGTCCCAGATTCAAGTGATAGAAAGGAATGCTTTTGATAACCTTCAGTCACTTGTAGAGATCAACCTGGCACACAACAATCTAACACTACTGCCTCATGACCTGTTCACCCCACTTCGCCTAGAAAGGATCCACTTGCATCACAATCCTTGGAACTGCAACTGTGATATCCTTTGGCTCAGCTGGTGGATTAAAGACAAGGCACCCTCCAACACTGCATGCTGCGCTCGTTGCCACACACCTCCCAGTTTAAAAGGAAGGTACATTGGTGAGCTGGACCTGAATTACTTCACATGTTACGCTCCAGTCATAGTGGAGCCACCAGCAGACCTCAACGTCACAGAAGGCATGGCTGCAGAGATGAAATGCCGGGCATCGACCTCCTTGACCTCTGTATCTTGGATTACTCCAAATGGATCTGTTATGACACACGGTGCATACAGAGTTCGGATTGCTGTGCTCAGTGATGGCACATTAAATTTTACAAAGGTAACTGTGCAAGACACGGGTTTGTATACATGCATGGTGAGTAACTCTGTTGGGAATACCACAGCTTCTGCCACACTGAATGTGACCGCCCTGGATAACCCTGGTTACACGTACTTTTCAACTGTCACGGTGGAGACTGTGGAACCTTCTCAGGATGAGGCACAGACCACAGAGCAGGTTGGGCCCACACCAGTTACCAACTGGGAAACCACTAACATGACAACCTCACTCACTCCACAGAGCACAAGATCTACAGAAAAAACGTTCACCATTCCAGTGACGGACGCAAACAATGGGATACCAGGAATAGATGAGGTTATGAAGACTACCAAAATCATAATTGGTTGTTTTGTGGCTATCACTCTCATGGCTGCTGTGATGCTGGTAATTTTCTACAAAATGAGGAAACAGCATCACCGACAGAACCATCATGCTCCGACACGGACTGTAGAGATTATTAATGTGGATGATGAGCTTACAGGTGACACACCACTAGAGAGTCATTTGCCCATGCCAGCAATAGAGCATGAGCACCTAAATCACTATAACTCTTATAAATCTCCTTTCAATCACACAACAACAGTTAACACAATAAATTCAATACACAGTTCAGTGCATGAACCGTTATTGATCCGAATGAACTCAAAAGACAATGTACAAGAGACTCAAATCTGA